The Edwardsiella tarda ATCC 15947 = NBRC 105688 region GCTTGGCGGAAAGCATTTGTAATCCGCTTATTTATCATTTTCTTAATGGCTAGATCGTTCTCATCAGACTTTCCAGCATTGTCATCCTCACTCCAAGATAGTCTTGTGGAGCAAGATGAGAAAATTTTAGATATATCAGCTGCTTGTGTGGATAAGAGTCGCTCCACATCATCTCTAATTAGTATTATAACTTTCGCGGATGCATTATTTTTAGCAAACACGGTATTATTTACATGTTTAGATGTTCTGATTAGCTGTATCAGTGTGTCTGTTGAGTTATTATCATTGGCATCAAAATCAATATCTAAATCATCAAAAAACAAAGCGTAAGAATTTTGATTATCCGTATTGAGCTTACTCGTTAAAACCTCTACAACAACTTTTTCCAAATGAGGTATCAATTTGTAGAATGCTGCTCTTGATTCTTTAATTTGTATGTCAGAATTAAACTTCCCTTTGAAAAATCTCTTAAATTGCTCAATGCTGACCTCAAAGGAATGTTTCTTTATTAACTCAACTATTTCACCTGTATTTATGTCAATGTAACCACTATTCTTTTTGAGGAATTCTTGCAGTAATTTGTATCCATTTGCTTGAGCAGCAGCTTCATTCTCAAAAAACATCTTGATGATATTAGTGTAAATTAGCCATTTAAATAAGTGTTCTTTTGTATGCTCCGAGTTATGTTCGTTGCCTAACTGAACGAGCTTTTCCAAACTTAAATTATCTTGGCTAACAAATGAACAAAATAAATTGGCTTGTTCGATTGATGACAAATATGTATATTCTGCAAATGCACTTTTCCCGCAACCTTTGCGTCCAATCAATATAAATTTCTCGTCAGAAAGTTCTTCGTAGAGATTGTGAAGATCTTCATAAACATCTCGCAAATTGACTTTTGACGTTGGCAACGATTCTGCCTCTGCTTCAGGTGCACCAATATAGAGGGCATTTTTTTCCTTGCGTATAAAATTTTTAAATACCATTTTAGTTCCTAATACTCTTTCTTGGATTAACGTAGCCAAATAATGTGTTAGCATTTGGCTTTTCTTTAGATAAATTATTAATGATACTCTAAAAACAAAAAAAATCCATTACTAGAATGTTAAAGGACTAGCCAAAGGATATTAGCGTTTCCGGCAACAATGATGTCCGTTCCTCGCTCTTAGCGGACATCTAAACAGATGGCCTCCAATGTCACCCGTGGTAAACGGTTTACCACGGGTAGACTTGGCTCCCATCCATCCCCTCAATACACGCCGATACTCCCCACCCAATAGAACCCTCACACCGGCAACTCCCTTGCCAACTGCGCCAGGATCTCCCGCTTACCCGGTAGACGGTTGCTTTGGTGGACCTGTTGCCAGGCGCGGCGTTGGGTCTTGGTTTTATGTTGGAGCAAGACATCGATCTTGCTGGCGGGGATGCCGAGTAGGGTGGCGATCTCCCGGCGTGCGCATTGGTGCAGATGCAGCTGGTAAATGGCGCTGACGATGGCGTAGGAGTAGCTGCGGCGCAGACCAATGTTAAAGCGCTGCGGTACTCTGCGCCGCTGTGTGGGTTCGCTCGGCACGGGACGAGGGCAGGGTATCCATCTTGCTCCATTACGGATGGTGGCGCGTTGGCGTAGGCTCATAGGCGTGGGAGCTTGCCCATCCTATGGATGTAAGTGTGGAGTCGGTTAAAGGATCGCCTCTTTCACCGGTGTATGGTGGTGTTGCCGGATTCTTACCCGTGTCCGGCGCACGAACTCCACTTGGAGCATGGAGATCTCCACTGATTAACCAACCCTATGGAGAGTAAAATGGAAAAACATAACCTAATACCACCGTTTGATAGCGTTAATCTTGACTGTCGTATCGCCGCGTTAGAGATTATCTTGAGCTTAATCATTAAAAGCCTCTCTCCAGCTGATCGTACTGCACTTAGTCACTATGCAGATCTTGAACTGGATAGAATAAAACAGGATGTCTCTTTTGAACGATACCCAGATCTTGCGCAGACTATTAAGGACTGCTATTTGTCCGAGACAACGCCGCTGCGCGAGCCCAATATCGAAGATTAACGAGTGAAGGGTGAGAAATCACCCTTTATTAGATGAGGTCTAGTAGTTTCTTTACGGCCTCTTTTACCTCAGCCCGCAAATACTTCTTGATATATACCTCTGCATATCCAGTCTCTGGGCTTTCAGCCACTTTTTCCTCAATCCGACGTAACCCATCAATTAAATTGACGAGTCCAGAGCGTGTTTTAAGGAAGTATGCTTTGGCTTCATCTTTCTCCTTATTCTGAAAATTTTCCCACTCGGCCAGTTGCTCCTGACTCCAGTTTTTATCTGCGGGTCGGCAGAACACATGAGCACTGATGGCGTTTCCACATTCTTTGCAAATATATGCTTTGGTTGTCTGGTTATCCATGGTAGTACCTCTACTTGTAGAGATGGTCACAACATCTTTACCTTGTCTAATTATTGTTGATACATATTGAGCTTTATCGAGTATTCATTCTGCTCTCCTTATGGAGTATCTGGTGATAAAGAGGGGCTCGTTTGAGCAGGGGCATATCCAGCTGCGGTCTGTTATTCACCGTCATGATTAGTACTTATACATCATTAGAGAAATCGTAACGAGTCAAACTAAAGGACTTTTTGTAGTGAAAATAAGCATCAGATTGTACAAAAAATAGTTAATTTATCCTGGATTTTTCAATTTATTGGCTGGGTACTCTTTCAGACTAAGTAATAATCAGCTATCTTTAGACGCGTAGTGCCATATGAAATTGATTGGTTAACATGTTGATTATTGCTGATGTGAATTATTCAATCAATGGTTATATGGCTGAGTGAAAATTATTTTAGAAAGATGCTTGTATTATATGGTGGATTTGCTTTATGAATACTTATATCTTCAGGAAAAATGATGAGATTGGTAAAATGGAAGCTGAGTCAGATTCATTCTTAGACTCTTGTTTCTATGAGACAGATATCTTTCGAGGGATCATGAATTTTGATCCATCAGAAAGAAATCCAGATTTTACAAAAAGGATTATTGTTGGAAGAACTGGCAGTGGAAAGTCAGCTCTTTTAAAAAAAATAATTGATGAAGATACTATTAAAGTTTACGATAAAATAGAAGCTGAGAATACTATTTTTGAGCATGTAAAAAATAATGTTTTTATTTCATCGTTAAATGATAACGGCATTGATTTAAGAGTTTTTTATAAATCATTGTGGCTGCATGCCTTGCTTGTTAAAGTTATTCCCGCATTGCATAGATCTAGCTATCAAAATTTTTTCAACAGGATAAGTTCGTTGATTGGTGGTAAGAGGAAATCATATAATCCAGATTTGGCAAATGAATATATCGAGCAATTTAAAAATGTTTTTTTAATGATAAAGCATTAGTTGAAATAAGTAATAAAATGCAAGATGAGCTATCTGCTAAAATAGGAGTGAAGGGGATATCTCTTGGAGGGAAATTATGTCAGGAAGAAACCCAAAAAGTTCAATCAGAGACATCTAGTTATGTTAGTAGAGAGTTAATCAGGAAACAAAAAGAGTTAATAAAAATACTAAATGAAGAATTCTCTGGAGTAGGGCAGCATCGTATTATAATTAGTATCGATGATCTTGATCGTTCATGGTTAAGCTCTAGTGATATAAGATATGATTTTATAAATGCTCTGCTTGAGGCATTTAGAGAGTTACTTGATATAAAAACAGTGAAGATCTTGATATCTATCAGAACAGATATTCTTATGGGGATTTACAATAAAACATTGAGGCAGGATGAAAAAGATCAATCGTTGATATATGCGATATCATGGAATAAAACAGAGATCAGGGAAATTGTTGATAAAAGAATCAATCATTTAGTTAAGAATAAATATCAAGGTGCTAAAACTGTAACGATAAAGGATATTTTTAACTTTGACGTTGATGGTGTCTCTGCAGATGATTATATCCTTGATAGGACTATGCTAAGACCTAGAGATGCCATTAGCTTTATTAATTATTGTTTTAGAGAGTGTGATGGTAATGTTAGTATAAATAAGGATATTGTGTTGATGGCTGAAGAAAAATATTTTTCTTCGAGAAAAAGAGCATTGATATCAGAGTGGGCAAGTATTTATAAAAATATATCTGATTATATTGATTCACTATCATTAGTGCAAGTGAGTGAGTTTTCTTTATCTTCGATATCTGATATTGATAAAAATAAAGTATTAACTTATATACTTGATAGAGTTTCATCGACTACTGAAGATTATTTACACTCTAAAATAGTAATGAATTTTGATGAGTTAGTTAAAGTGTGGTTTATTATTGGAGTAATAGGAATAAAAAAAACAGACTCATTGATAATATATTCATCATATGATAAGCCAGATCTAGATATAACAGATATGAATAGGATTTTTGTTGTTCATCCTCTATTTAAAAGATGATTTTTCTAGGTTGTGATAATTAGAGCCTGATCGTTTTACCACCTCAGGCGGCAGTGGTATCTTGGCGTTCTCACACACCAAAAAAAGGAAAAATCATGAGACATGTTAAATATTCAGATCTTTATCAAGCACACCTAGATACTATTCATGAGGTAAGAGCTATCCCAAAGATGGGATTAGTCTCCAGAGATGATTTGGATCAGGTAAAAAACAGAGCTGTGCTTCTTACTACCCTTGATGTTGTATTAGCCATACATCGACAAGAGCATGGATCGGCTTTCAACCCTCTCCAAGGTAAAGCCGCTCTTAGTCATTTACTACTTCAGCTCTATAACTGGAGTGGTGATCAAGTTAGGGCGTTGAGTCTTGAAGATATTCTCATTGCCCTTCAAAAAAAACTTGATATCAAAAACCAGCCTCAGTCGTATCGAAACTTCTTAGATGAGATCCACGCGAATACCTTCATTGTCGCCTTTGATGACTTCATCAATGAAGAATGGAACCCTAACCATTCTAAAGAATATTTACTGATGCCTGCTGAGTAAGACGATTAATATTTTCAACGGTAATCTGAAGTTGTTGTTCCAGAAAAATTTTATGGTCTAAAGCGGATCTGAGATCATCAGCCGCTTTAGCTTTTTGTTTCATCCATGCAAAAAGCTCCTCATTTGACATGTTGCCAGCTATTACTTTGGGCTCTTGCTTTTCCATAACTCCCCCTCATCTTCACATCGCTGTTGGTAGTACCACTTGTCATCCATATAGACACTCACAAATGCCTATGTGGATGCGTTAGCACACTTGCCATAACCGTCTTTCCTTTTCACGCCAGAGGTCCCTCTCGGGCTGGGCTAGTCTTCTCACCGACCGGATCGCACCCGGTGATACACCGCTTTTATGCGTTGGGGTCGAGTTATTGCACGGTGTGCTGTTCCGACTTTGCTGATTGTTAAAGAGCGGAGCGTCCGGTAGGGCGCTTTTTGCTGTCTGTTAATCATCCTGCTATCCATTTACCATCCGCAGTAGCCTCGTTGTCATCTGTCAGCTTGTTAGTACCTTTAACAACTCAAAACGTACCTTTAGTTACCTTTGTTGTCAAGTGCGCTCGGTACCTTTGGTTACATTATGGTATGAAAAAAAGCCAGATTAGGATCTGGCCTTTTGCAACTGATTTATTGGATTAGATATTTTGCGTTATCTGGACGACTTTTCCAACAATACGGCAATTTCCGGTTATCTGGATTGGCTTAAAGAGCGGGTTTAACGGCATAAGGTATGTGTAGGGGCTATCCCATACTAATTTTTTTACTGTGGCTTCTGATGAACCATCTAGAACAGCTACAACTATTTTTCCATATAGATCATCGATCTGATCATAATGTGGTTCGACAATGACGATGGAGCCTTCTGGTATTGAGGGGAGTCCGTTGGGGTTGGTCATTGATTCACCTCGAACGACTAAGCCAAAAACCTCATCGGAGACATTGGCCGTTGTCTGTGTCCAAGATATGACGTCGGAATGTTTTGAGCTTGCGTAGGTTTCAGTCCATGTCCCAGCCTGAACTGCAGAAATGATAGGTACGGCAACTGGTGGTTTTAGATATGGGATCACTCGGGTGTCATCTTTTATCTCATCTGGGGATGCGCTACTGCTTCCATAGAGAAGCCACTCAGGCGCTACCTGCAGGGTTGCTGCCAGTTGATGCAGGTTTTCTCCATCAGGTTTAGTTGTTCCATTTTCCCACTTTGTGACAGATACGCGACTGACTCCGAGCCGTTT contains the following coding sequences:
- a CDS encoding P-loop ATPase, Sll1717 family; amino-acid sequence: MLTHYLATLIQERVLGTKMVFKNFIRKEKNALYIGAPEAEAESLPTSKVNLRDVYEDLHNLYEELSDEKFILIGRKGCGKSAFAEYTYLSSIEQANLFCSFVSQDNLSLEKLVQLGNEHNSEHTKEHLFKWLIYTNIIKMFFENEAAAQANGYKLLQEFLKKNSGYIDINTGEIVELIKKHSFEVSIEQFKRFFKGKFNSDIQIKESRAAFYKLIPHLEKVVVEVLTSKLNTDNQNSYALFFDDLDIDFDANDNNSTDTLIQLIRTSKHVNNTVFAKNNASAKVIILIRDDVERLLSTQAADISKIFSSCSTRLSWSEDDNAGKSDENDLAIKKMINKRITNAFRQANLQLKNKNTPWESLIDDDFSPKTSFKYVCDHTLIRPRDLILFFKPLESGYYSIPLNKMDVNNLLGLYSAELVKELSNELSSFYNPFQIQNIFDALKDISLKYDCTYSEAVKFIENNCVNLSPVKLLQELYDRSMIGCINGTNGYAHFKHRTSKKDAHEYRLDPTGLVIVHSGISINLRNR
- a CDS encoding P-loop ATPase, Sll1717 family, producing the protein MQDELSAKIGVKGISLGGKLCQEETQKVQSETSSYVSRELIRKQKELIKILNEEFSGVGQHRIIISIDDLDRSWLSSSDIRYDFINALLEAFRELLDIKTVKILISIRTDILMGIYNKTLRQDEKDQSLIYAISWNKTEIREIVDKRINHLVKNKYQGAKTVTIKDIFNFDVDGVSADDYILDRTMLRPRDAISFINYCFRECDGNVSINKDIVLMAEEKYFSSRKRALISEWASIYKNISDYIDSLSLVQVSEFSLSSISDIDKNKVLTYILDRVSSTTEDYLHSKIVMNFDELVKVWFIIGVIGIKKTDSLIIYSSYDKPDLDITDMNRIFVVHPLFKR
- a CDS encoding LexA family protein, with amino-acid sequence MKTEMKDRIRSRRIQLNITQQALAKRLGVSRVSVTKWENGTTKPDGENLHQLAATLQVAPEWLLYGSSSASPDEIKDDTRVIPYLKPPVAVPIISAVQAGTWTETYASSKHSDVISWTQTTANVSDEVFGLVVRGESMTNPNGLPSIPEGSIVIVEPHYDQIDDLYGKIVVAVLDGSSEATVKKLVWDSPYTYLMPLNPLFKPIQITGNCRIVGKVVQITQNI